The following proteins are co-located in the Macaca thibetana thibetana isolate TM-01 chromosome 6, ASM2454274v1, whole genome shotgun sequence genome:
- the TAF7 gene encoding transcription initiation factor TFIID subunit 7, with the protein MSKSKDDAPHELESQFILRLPPEYASTVRRAVQSGHVNLKDRLTIELHPDGRHGIVRVDRVPLASKLVDLPCVMESLKTIDKKTFYKTADICQMLVSTVDGDLYPPVEEPVASTDPKASKKKDKDKEKKFIWNHGITLPLKNVRKRRFRKTAKKKYIESPDVEKEVKRLLSTDAEAVSTRWEIIAEDETKEAENQGLDISSPGMSGHRQGHDSLEHDELREIFNDLSSSSEDEDETQHQDEEDINIIDTEEDLERQLQDKLNESDEQHQENEGTNQLVMGIQKQIDNMKGKLQETQDRAKRQEDLIMKVENLALKNRFQAVLDELKQKEDREKEQLSSLQEELESLLEK; encoded by the coding sequence atgagtaaaagcaAAGATGATGCTCCTCACGAACTGGAGAGCCAGTTTATCTTACGTCTGCCTCCAGAATATGCCTCTACTGTGAGAAGGGCAGTACAGTCTGGTCATGTCAACCTCAAGGACAGACTGACAATTGAGTTACATCCTGATGGGCGTCATGGAATCGTCAGAGTGGACCGTGTTCCATTGGCCTCAAAATTGGTAGACCTGCCCTGTGTTATGGAAAGCTTGAAAACCATTGATAAGAAAACCTTTTACAAGACAGCTGATATCTGTCAGATGCTTGTATCCACAGTTGATGGTGATCTCTATCCACCTGTGGAGGAGCCAGTTGCTAGCACTGATCctaaagcaagcaagaaaaaggataaggacaaagagaaaaagtTTATCTGGAACCACGGAATTACTCTGCCTCTGAAGAATGTCAGGAAGAGAAGGTTCCGGAAGacagcaaagaagaaatatattgaaTCTCCAGATGTGGAAAAAGAAGTGAAACGATTGCTGAGTACAGATGCTGAAGCTGTTAGTACTCGGTGGGAAATAATTGCTGAAGATGAAACAAAGGAGGCAGAAAATCAAGGCCTGGATATCTCTTCTCCAGGAATGTCTGGTCACAGGCAGGGCCATGACTCATTAGAACATGATGAGCTTCGGGAGATATTCAATGACCTCAGCAGCAGCAGTGAGGATGAAGATGAGACCCAGCATCAAGATGAAGAAGATATAAACATCATTGACACTGAGGAAGATCTGGAGAGACAACTACAGGACAAGCTAAATGAATCAGATGAACAGCACCAGGAAAATGAGGGAACCAATCAGCTGGTTATGGGAATTCAGAAGCAGATTGACAACATGAAAGGCAAGCTCCAAGAGACCCAGGACAGGGCAAAACGACAAGAGGATCTCATAATGAAAGTGGAAAATCTGGCTCTCAAGAACAGATTTCAGGCTGTACTGGATGAGCTCAAACAAAAGGAAGACCGAGAAAAGGAGCAACTCAGCTCTTTGCAAGAAGAGCTAGAATCACTCCTAGAGAAGTAA
- the SLC25A2 gene encoding mitochondrial ornithine transporter 2 produces MKSSPGIQAAIDLTAGAAGGTACVLTGQPFDTIKVKMQTFPDLYKGLTDCFLKTYTQVGLRGFYKGTGPALMAYVAENSVLFMCYGFCQQFVRKVAGMDKQAKLSDLQTATAGSFASAFAALALCPTELVKCRLQTMYEMEMSGKIAKSHNTIWSVVKGILKKDGPLGFYHGLSSTLLQEVPGYFFYFGGYELSRSFFASGRSKDELGPVHLMLSGGVAGICLWLVVFPVDCIKSRIQVLSMYGKQAGFIGTLLSVVRNEGIVALYSGLKATMIRAIPANGALFVAYEYSRKMMMSQLEAY; encoded by the coding sequence ATGAAGTCCAGTCCTGGCATCCAAGCCGCCATCGACCTCACAGCGGGGGCCGCAGGGGGGACAGCGTGTGTACTGACCGGGCAGCCCTTCGACACAATAAAAGTGAAGATGCAGACGTTCCCCGACCTGTACAAGGGCCTCACCGACTGCTTCCTGAAGACGTACACCCAAGTGGGTCTCAGGGGCTTCTACAAGGGCACTGGCCCGGCACTTATGGCCTACGTTGCTGAAAACTCGGTCCTCTTCATGTGCTACGGGTTCTGCCAGCAGTTTGTCAGGAAAGTGGCTGGAATGGACAAGCAGGCAAAGCTGAGTGATCTCCAGACTGCAACCGCGGGGTCCTTCGCCTCTGCATTTGCTGCGCTGGCTCTCTGCCCCACTGAGCTTGTGAAGTGCCGGCTACAGACCATGTATGAAATGGAGATGTCAGGGAAGATAGCAAAAAGCCATAATACAATTTGGTCTGTCGTGAAGGGTATCCTTAAAAAGGATGGCCCCTTGGGCTTCTACCATGGACTCTCGAGTACTCTACTTCAAGAAGTACCGggttatttcttttactttggtGGCTATGAACTGAGCCGATCGTTTTTCGCATCAGGGAGATCAAAAGATGAACTAGGCCCTGTCCATTTGATGTTAAGTGGTGGAGTTGCTGGAATTTGCCTCTGGCTTGTCGTGTTCCCAGTGGATTGTATTAAATCCAGAATTCAAGTTCTTTCCATGTATGGAAAACAGGCAGGATTTATTGGTACTCTCTTAAGTGTTGTGAGAAATGAAGGAATAGTAGCCTTATATTCTGGACTGAAAGCTACTATGATTCGAGCAATCCCTGCCAATGGGGCACTGTTTGTGGCCTATGAATACAGCAGGAAGATGATGATGAGCCAGTTGGAAGCATACTGA